In Actinomadura citrea, a single window of DNA contains:
- a CDS encoding helix-turn-helix domain-containing protein yields the protein MINEKRQRFGLYLAGLRRDARKSQRQLAESLCRISGTASVTRHEISRWERGERIPDVWISALSEALDVPLQTLERAAAHARGEDFSPEAPSPAEALSYFLPEDVELGPLANSTGRRVGTSTADALADRAHGLRLGDDVIASRDLLAPAFRELDGAVQLYRETTHSEQTGRSLLGSIGEIAQITGWIASDAGQHDQAARAYRLGISAAREAGDLALVGHLAGSLAYQLTNTGHEEDGLSLARAALEEAGPDAPPKARALYLDRVAWANTKAGNAQPAMRALAQAHEAMDGEGSRDAPDWAYWVSPEELDVMDARVYTELHKPLRAVPLLQEVLSRYDSTRTRELALYLSWLAVALVDANEPEEAASTARHMLDLSARFPSDRTAKRGRVVLTKLEPYRDVPEVREVLDAYAA from the coding sequence GTGATCAACGAAAAGCGGCAACGGTTCGGTCTTTATCTCGCGGGGTTGCGGCGAGACGCACGCAAGAGCCAACGACAGTTAGCGGAATCGTTGTGCCGCATCTCAGGAACGGCGTCCGTGACACGCCACGAGATCAGCCGGTGGGAACGAGGCGAGCGAATCCCCGATGTCTGGATTTCTGCCCTCTCCGAGGCCCTAGACGTTCCCCTTCAGACGCTTGAACGGGCAGCCGCCCATGCGCGCGGCGAGGACTTCTCGCCCGAAGCGCCCAGCCCAGCGGAAGCACTCTCCTATTTCCTGCCCGAAGACGTCGAACTCGGACCACTGGCGAACAGCACAGGCCGTCGAGTCGGGACGTCCACGGCGGACGCGCTTGCCGACCGGGCGCACGGCCTGCGGCTCGGGGACGACGTCATCGCCAGCCGCGATCTACTCGCGCCGGCCTTCAGAGAGCTGGACGGCGCAGTCCAGCTCTATCGGGAGACGACGCATTCCGAGCAGACCGGCCGCTCACTCCTCGGCAGCATCGGCGAGATAGCTCAGATCACCGGGTGGATCGCCAGCGACGCGGGCCAGCATGACCAGGCGGCACGCGCATACCGGCTCGGAATCTCAGCGGCCAGGGAGGCCGGAGACCTCGCACTCGTCGGTCACCTCGCCGGGAGTCTGGCCTATCAACTCACCAACACCGGCCACGAAGAGGACGGGCTGAGTCTGGCCCGCGCCGCGTTGGAAGAGGCAGGACCAGACGCACCGCCCAAGGCCCGCGCGCTCTACCTCGACCGAGTCGCATGGGCGAACACCAAGGCAGGCAACGCGCAACCAGCCATGCGCGCACTTGCCCAAGCCCACGAAGCCATGGACGGGGAGGGCTCGCGGGACGCACCGGATTGGGCCTACTGGGTCTCGCCCGAGGAACTCGACGTGATGGACGCCCGCGTCTACACCGAGCTGCACAAACCCCTACGGGCCGTCCCACTCCTGCAAGAAGTGCTCAGCCGGTACGACTCGACACGCACGCGCGAACTCGCCCTCTATCTCTCATGGCTCGCGGTCGCCCTGGTGGACGCCAACGAGCCCGAGGAGGCAGCCAGCACCGCGCGGCACATGCTCGACCTCTCGGCCCGCTTCCCCAGCGACCGGACTGCGAAGCGCGGACGAGTCGTCCTCACCAAACTGGAGCCGTACCGGGACGTTCCCGAAGTGCGCGAGGTACTCGACGCCTACGCCGCTTGA
- the msrA gene encoding peptide-methionine (S)-S-oxide reductase MsrA, translating to MFGFAKTQMVAPEKALPGRDEPIPVPPRHEVLDAPLAPPYPDGAEIAEFALGCFWGAERKFWETPGVVSTSVGYEGGYTPNPTYEEVCSGLTGHTETVRVVHDPAKVTYDDLLRVFWEAHDPTQGMRQGNDAGSQYRSAIFPRTDVQQKAAEASRDAYQQVLTNAGYGPITTEITTAPDFYFAEDYHQQYLHKVPNGYCGTGGTGLSCPVGVAPAE from the coding sequence ATGTTCGGCTTTGCGAAGACCCAGATGGTCGCTCCGGAAAAGGCACTCCCCGGCAGGGACGAGCCCATCCCGGTGCCGCCGCGCCACGAGGTCCTCGACGCCCCCCTCGCGCCGCCCTACCCCGACGGCGCCGAGATCGCCGAGTTCGCCCTCGGCTGCTTCTGGGGCGCTGAACGCAAGTTCTGGGAGACCCCCGGCGTCGTCTCCACCTCGGTCGGCTACGAGGGCGGCTACACCCCGAACCCCACCTACGAAGAGGTCTGCAGCGGCCTGACCGGCCACACCGAGACCGTCCGCGTCGTCCACGACCCCGCCAAGGTCACCTACGACGACCTGCTCCGCGTCTTCTGGGAGGCCCACGACCCCACCCAGGGCATGCGCCAGGGCAACGACGCCGGCAGCCAGTACCGCTCAGCGATCTTCCCCCGCACCGACGTCCAGCAGAAGGCCGCCGAAGCCTCCCGAGACGCCTACCAGCAGGTCCTCACCAACGCCGGCTACGGCCCCATCACCACCGAAATCACCACCGCCCCCGACTTCTACTTCGCCGAGGACTACCACCAGCAGTACCTCCACAAGGTCCCCAACGGCTACTGCGGCACAGGCGGCACAGGCCTCTCCTGCCCCGTAGGCGTAGCCCCCGCCGAGTAG